In Candidatus Eisenbacteria bacterium, the genomic window GGTAATCGACTCCGCGATCGTGCCGAGCCTGACTGAGGCCCCTTCCCCAGCGATTCCGGCCGGGCCCGCTTCATCCGCAAGCGCCGCCAGCTTTTCCGCCACGGACCCGGACCACAAGGTTTCAAGGCGGGCGCGGTCTCTTGATCCGAGCCGCGCGCGCTTGCTGGGAGCGGGATCGACCACGGTCGCGCCGGCGATCGTGGACGCGGGTGAATAGGAGCGGATCACGATTCGGTCCCCCGCCGCGGCCACGGCGGGCCCCTCGAGGCGAAGCTGCGCCCAGCATTCTTCCCCCGGGGCGAGGGTCTCCCGCTCGAGGAGCACCGCCCGCCCCAGAATCTCGCTCGAGCCGAGGTGGCACCGGAGCCGGGACCTGGAGCCGAGCGCCTTGGGGGCCGAGACGAGGAGCCCGAGCCTGACGTCGAGGATGCGCGAGGGCCTGTATCGCCCGGGCGTCGTGAGCCAATCGCCGCGCCGCACGTCGTCCCGGGAAATGCCGTGGATCGCGAGCGCCACGCGCTGGCCGGCCTGAGCCTCCCCGACGGTCTGGTCGTGCACCTGGGCCTGACGCACCCGGACAGGGAGCGCCGCGGGCAATAGCTCGAGCGAGTCCCCGGGGCGGACGGTGCCGTTCCAGAGCGTCCCGGTCACGACGGTCCCGATCCCCTCGACCGGGAACACCCGATCGATCGGAAGGCGAGCGGGCCCGGCCGCCTCCCGCCCGCGCACTCCGGCGACCGCTTGATCCAGCGCAGCGACGAGAGCGTCAATTCCCTCCCCCGTTGCCGCCGAGACGGGAACGACGGGGCTCCCGCGGAGCGGGGTCGGCCCCAGAAGCTCTTCCACATCGGATCGAACGGCCGCGAGCGTCCCCGGATCCACGAGGTCGGACTTGGTGAGCGCCACGACGCCGCGATCGATGTTCAACAGATTGACGATGGCGAGGTGCTCGCGGGTCTGGGGCATGACCCCTTCGTCCGCCGCGACGACCAAGAGAACGAGGTCGATGCCGGTGGCGCCGGCGAGCATGTTCTTGACGAACCGCTCGTGCCCCGGGACGTCCACGATCGCGATGCGCCGCCCGGACGGGAGTGTCTGGTGGGCGAATCCGAGGTCGATCGAGATCCCGCGTTCCTTTTCTTCCTTGAGACGGTCGGTGTCGATGCCGGTGAGGCGGCGCACCAGGGCCGTCTTGCCGTGATCGATGTGGCCCGCGGTTCCGACCACGACCGGGCGCATGACGGTGGCGCTAGGCTCGGACGCGGCGGATCGCGGCTCCGAGTCCCTGGAGCTTTTCCTCGATCCGCTCGTAGCCGCGGTCGAGATGATAGACGCGGGACACGCGGGTCTCTCCCTTCGCCACGAGGCCCGCGAGGATGAGCGCGGCGGAGGCGCGGAGGTCCGTGGCCATGACGGGAGCGCCGCTCAGCGAAGCCAACCCGTGGACCACCGCGGTATTCCCCTCGACGCGGATATCCGCCCCGAGCCGCTGCAGCTCGGCGACGTGGGTGAAGCGGTCCTGATAGACCGTGTCGACGATCGTGCTGGTGCCGTCCGCGACGGAGAGGAGCGCCATGAACTGGGCCTGCATGTCGGTCGGGAAACCAGGATAGGGCGCGGTGGTGACCGTGATCGGTCTGACCCGTTCCGGAGCCCTGACGCGGACGCTCGTCTCACCGACCTCAACCGATGCGCCGGCCTCCTCGAGCTTGGCGATGGTGGAATCGAGGTGCCGGGGTTCGACGCACGTCGCCTCCACTTCCCCGCCGGTGATCGCGGCGGCGGTCAGGAACGTGCCGGCCTCGATACGGTCCGGAATCATCGGCGCGTCGGCCGGATAAAGCCCGTTCCTGCCGGTGATCACGAGCCTCGACGTGCCCATGCCCTCGATCCGCGCGCCCATGGTCGCGAGGAATCGCGCCAACGCCTCGATCTCGGGTTCGCACGCGGCATTTTCGATCACCGTCTCCCCCTCGGCCGTCGCCGCGGCCATGAGGATGTTTCCCGTCGCTCCCACGCTCGAGATCTCGAAGGAGATGACGCTCCCCTGGAGGCGGTTACAGCGGGCGACGATATACCCGTGCTCGATTTCCACATCGGCCCCGAGTCGCTGCATGCCACGGATATGGAGATCGACGGGACGTGGGCCCCACGCGCAACCGCCCGGGAGCGAGACGCGCGCTTCGCCGAAGCGAGCGAGAAGCGGGCCCAGTACATAGATCGAGGCGCGCATCGTCCGGACGAGGTCGTAGGGCGCCTCGGCGTTGTGGACTCCGGTGGAATCCACGAAGAGCGAGCGGCTGTCTTCGCGCCGGCTCTTGATTCCGAACAGCGAAAGCAGCTCCAGCATCGTCGAGACGTCGCGGAGAGCCGGGACGTTCGTGAAGCGGTAGATTCCGGGCGCGAGCAGGGTCGCGGTCAGAATGGGCAGGGTCGCGTTCTTGGAGCCGCTCACTTGGACCGTGCCTTTGAGCTTCCGGCCGCCTTCGATCCAGACTTCGTCCATGCTTATCGCCTCGGTCGCTTCCTGGGGTGGTGCCTCTTCCCGCTTTGGTGCCTCTTTCCGCTTCGCTTGCTTCGTCTTCACGCTCATCGTCGCGTCCCTCGCATCCTTCCGATCAAGACCCTCGGCATCCCTGCGAGGTCGCTTTCGATGCGCGCTCCCGCGAGATGCGGCCCAAACAGCTCCATGCATCTATCGGCCTGATCCCCACCGATCTCGAGCGCGAGTAATCCGCCCGGCATGAGCCAGGCGGGGAGGCCAAGGGCCGCAGCCCGAAAAGCATCGAGACCGTCGGGCCCGCCGTCAAGCGCTTCCAGAGGATCATGGTCGCGGACTTCGGGCATCAAGCTCGGGATCGAGCTGCTCGGGATGTAGGGAAGGTTCGAGACGAGGACGTCGGCCGGCGAAACGTCGAGGGGGAGCCGTGGATCGCGAAAATCGGCCCGCTCGAGACGGAGCCGTTCTTGCACCCCGTTCCGGCGCGCGTTCCGCGCGGCGAGCGCGATCGCCTTTTCGGAGCGATCGACCGCCACGGCGGTCCACCCGGGGGGGAGCGCCAGGAGCATCGCGATCGGAATCGCGCCGGTGCCGGTCCCCAGGTCGAGGATTCTTCCCCGCGGCGATGCCTCTCCCAGCTCGGCGCCGAGCTCCTCCAGGACGAGGGCGACGAGGCCCTCCGTTTCGGGCCGGGGCACAAAGACGCCCGGCTCGACGTCGAGCTCGGCCGCCAGGAACGAAACCTCCCCCAAGAGGTGCTGGAGGGGAACGCGGCGCGAGCGGGCCTCAAGGAGCCGGCTGAGCCGCGCGGACCCTTCCTCGCTCACCGGGACGTTCGGGTTCGACCAAAGCTCGGACTTGGACGTCGCGAGAGCGTGGAGAAGGAGCGCTTCGGCGTCATGGGCGGGCGACGGAACGCCCGAGCGCTCGAGGAGGTCGCTCGCGCGGGCCAGGACGCTCCTGCGAGTGGACGGCGCGCTCGTTTCCGCGCATCCCCCTTGCGCCGCGGCGGGCATGGGGCTCTCTTGCGCGCTCACGCGCGATTCGGCGCGGCTTCGCCGGACGCGGCCAGCCGCTCCGCCTGCTCCGCGTGGAAGAGCCCGTCCACCACCTCGTCCAGGTCTCCCTGGAGCACGTCGGGCAGCCGGTACAGCGTCAGGCCGATGCGGTGCTCGGTCACGCGGCCCTGGGGGAAATTGTAGGTCCGGATCTTGGCGCTTCGGTCGCCGCTCGAAACCATCGATTTTCGGGTCTGGGCGAGCTTTCGCTCCTGCTCCTGAAGCTCCATGTCGAGAAGCCGCGCGCGGAGCACCTTGAGGGCCTTGGCCTTGTTCTTGAGCTGGGAGCGCTCGTCCTGGCACTGCACCACGATGCCGGTCGGGATGTGGCGGATCCGCACCGCCGAGTCGGCGGTGTTGACGCTCTGCCCCCCCGGGCCCGAGGAGCGAAACACGTCGATCTGAAGATCGGAAGGTTTGATCTCGACGTCGATCTCCTCGGCCTCCGGAAGCACCGCCACCGTGACCGCGGACGTGTGGATCCGCCCGCTCGCCTCGGTCTCCGGCACGCGCTGGACGCGGTGGACGCCGCTCTCGTACTTGAGCCGGCTATAGGCCCCCTCCCCTTCGATCGAGACGATCGCCTCCTTGGCGCCTCCGCCTCCCCCGGAGCCGCTCAGGCTCAGGATCTCCGCCCGCCAGCCATGTCGTTCGGCATACTTGACGTACATCCGCAGCATCTCGGCCGCGAAGAGCGCCGCCTCGTCGCCGCCCGTCCCGGCGCGGATCTCCACGATCACGTTTTTCTGATCGAGCGGGTTGGGTGGGAGGAGAAGCTTGGGCAGCTCGGCCTCGAGCTTGGCGCGCTCCGCCTCGAGCTCCCCCAGCTCCGCTTTGGCCATCCCGATCAGCTCGGGATCCTTCTCGGTGCGGAGCAAAGCCGTGTCCTCGGCGACGCGGTGGAGCACCTGGTCGTATCGCCGTGCGGCGTTCACGAGATCCTCGAGAGAGCTCCGCTCCTTGCTGATCCTTCGGAGCTCGGCGGGGTTGTGATGGAGATCGGGATCGGCGAGTTTCTGGGTCAGCTCTTCGAATCGGGCTTTCGCCCGTTCCAACGCCTCGCGAATGGTGGCTCCCTCCTTACAGGACGGCGCGGAGGGCGGCGATCGCGACCTCGAGCATGTCGTTCGAGGGCTCGCGGGTGGTGAGCCGCTGAAGCTTGAGGCCGGGCTCGCTGATCCATCTCACCCACGGCTTGTCGTAATGAGCCCCGGCGAATCGAATGATCTCGAAGGAGATTCCGGCGATCACCGGGATGAACGCGAACCGGAGGAGGCGGGCCTGCCACGTATCGGGGCGCCCCAGGAACGCGAACACGACGAAGCTCACGAGGACGACGAGGAGGAGGAAGCTCGTGCCGCAGCGCGGATGAAAACGGCTGAACGTTCGCGCATTCTCGGGTGTGAGCTCCTGGCCCGATTCGAGATTGTGGATCGTCTTGTGCTCGGCACCGTGGTACATGAAGACGCGCTGCATCTCCCCCCAGAATCCCACCCCGACGATGTAGAGGAGGAAGAACGCGAGCCGGAACGCACCGTCGATCACGTTAAAGGTGAGCCCCTGTCGGACGCCGGTCAGATCGGTGAGCTTGAGAGGCAAGTAGAAGAAGACGAGGAAGCCGAGCACAAAGGAGATCGCCACGGTAACGCCCATACCGAGCCCCAGCGTGCCGAAGCGCGCCTCTCCCCTGGGGTTCTTCTCTCCTACGACCACCGCGGCCTCGGCCGAGAATGCGAGCGCCTGGACGCCGATGCGGAGCGATTCCACGAGCACCACCGCGCCGCGGATGATGGGGAGCCCGAAGAAGGTGGCACGGCGCGAGATCGAGACGAAATCCTGCGTCTTGACCTGGATCGATCCGTCGGGCAGACGCACGGCGGTCGCGACCATCTTGGGCGAGCGCATCATCACGCCCTCGATGACGGCCTGCCCACCGATGGGCGAGTATGAATCGGGCATGGGAGAGCTCGGTTGGGACCGGGCGGGGCGGGTTAGGCTCCGGCCGTCGACTCGGCGGCCTTCTCCTTGATCCCGTACTTGCGGCGGAAGCGCTCGATCCGGCCGGCGGTATCGACGAGCTTCTGCTTGCCGGTGAAGAAGGGGTGGCAGTTGGAGCAGATTTCGACGTGCACCGTGTCCTTCACCGTGGCGCGCGTTTCGATCACGTTGCCGCAGACGCACACGATCTTGGTGTTGTAGTAGCCTGGATGGACTCCTCGTTTCATGGCGGCGCTCCCTTTATGTGTTCATCATCGCCAGGAACTTCTTGTTCGTCTTGGTCTGACTCATCTTGCCGATCAAGAATTCCATGGCTTCGACTGGGTTGAGTTCGTTCAGGAATTTCCGGAGGATCCAGACCTTGTTCAGCTCCTCCTGGCTCATCAAGAGCTCTTCTTTGCGGGTGCCCGAGCGGTTGATGTCGATGGCCGGGAAGATGCGCTTGTCGGCGAGCTTGCGATCCAGAACCACCTCCATGTTGCCGGTGCCCTTGAACTCCTCGAAGATCACGTCGTCCATGCGGCTCCCGGTCTCGATGAGCGCCGTCGCGACGATCGTGAGGCTCCCGCCGTTCTCGATATTGCGGGCCGCTCCAAAAAACCGCTTCGGCTTTTGAAGCGCGTTCGCGTCCACGCCGCCGGAGAGGATCTTACCTGAGTGCGGCACCACGGTGTTATGGGCGCGCGCGAGCCGCGTGATCGAATCGAGAAGGATCACCACGTCCCGGTTATGCTCCACGAGCCGCTTCGCCTTTTCGATGACCATGTCCGCGACCTGGACGTGACGCTCGGCGGGCTCGTCGAAGGTCGAGGAGACGACCTCTCCCTTGACCGAGCGCTCCATGTCGGTGACTTCCTCGGGACGCTCGTCGATCAGAAGCACGATGAGCATCACTTCGGGATGGTTGTCGGTGATCGAGTTCGCGATTTTCTGGAGCAGGACCGTCTTCCCCGCACGCGGGGGCGACACGATAAGCCCGCGCTGGCCCTTCCCGAGCGGCGTCAGGAGATCCATGATACGCGTCGGCATGTCCTCCGCACGCGATTCCAGACGCAGCTTCTCTTGCGGATAGAGCGGCGTCAGGTTGTCGAAGAGGATCTTATCCTTCGCCGCCTCCGGCGGCTCGAAGTTGACCGCCTCGACCCGCAGCAGAGCGAAGTAGCGCTCGCCGTCCTTCGGCGGGCGGACCTGGCCCGATACGGTGTCTCCTGTCCGGAGATCGAAACGTTTGATCTGGGACGGGGACACATAGATGTCGTCCGGGCCCGGCAAATAATTGTAATCGGGGGAGCGGAGGAAACCGTATCCCTCCGAAAGGATCTCCAATACCCCTTCCGCGAAGATGAGACCGTTTTTCTCGGTCTGCCCTTCCAGGATCTTGAAGATCAGCTCCTGTTTTCTGAGACCGCTCGTTCCCTGGATGCCCAGCGAGTGCGCGAGCTCCATCAGCTCGGCAATGGTCTTGCTCTTAAGCTGAATGATGTCGAGGCCCTTTTGGGAGGGCGGCGGCGGTGCGCTGCTCGGAGCAGGGGTTGCGGGCGGTGTTTGGGTTTGCTGTTCCATGTCGTTCTGCGACTCCTCGGTGTTGATCGTCGTGGCGCTCGGCGTATCTACGCCGCGTCGCCGTGTCGGGGTTGTTGAGCGGGACATTATGCCAACCGAACTGCGGTCCTCAAGGTAGAGGGAACCCGGGAATCCTGATACGTCAGTGGGTTGTTGGTTGGTTCCGGTGTGGCTTGGCGCGGGACCGCACAAGGCGATCCGAATCGGGGAACTTGCTCAGGGCTCGGCGCCATCCCAGCCCTAGGACCCCCTGGTTGGTCCGTATCCTTAGACTACCGATCCCCCGGAAAGGTGTCAAGGTCTATTCTGAAAAGCGTCCCGGCGCGCGAATCAAGGCGTCCGGGCGCGGGTCGCTAACTGGATTTCTTGGGAGGGAACGCGCCCTTCGAGAAGATCTGCCCGTCCATGAACGTAAACGATTTTCCCTTGGACCAGTAGAACCAGGTCTCGAACCGCTTGTCTCCCTCGTTGTAGGTATACACCTCTTCCGGGTAACTCTCCGTCTTGACCACCGTCTTGAGTTGATTCGAAGCGCCCAAACGATTATCGGCGGAATCGACCCAGACCTTGACCTCGGTCTTTTTCGTGCCCTCGCTCAAGGCCTTGTAGATGGTGTACTCGGCGACCGATTCCTCCTTCCTGCTCAGCTGGTTCAGGGCGAGGAAGAGGAACTGGTGGTTGGTGGCGTCCTGGGGATCCAGCTCGAGCGCGTGGCGGAGGGCGGCCTCCGCGCCTTTCGCGTCCTTCGCCTGGTACTTGGTCTGCCCCGCCAAGCTCCAGATTTCCTTGTTCTTAGGGTAGAGCCCGCCCGCCCGGTCTAGGATCTCGATCGCCTTGGGGTAGATCTCCTGATTGGCGTAGATCACGGCCGCGTTGTAGAGCGCGTTTTGCTTGACCGAATCGGACGCTGCCGGCTGTTCCACGACCGCGGCGTATCCGACCGCGGCGCTGTCGTAGGCCGCCTTCTGCTCCGGTGTTCCCTTGCCCCGCGACCCCGCGATGGCGTACCAAGCGTCCGCGATCTTGAGAACGTACCCCGGCGCGCTCTGGGGATCGAACAGCATCGCCTGCCGGTAGGCCTGGATCGCCTCGGGGTACTTCTTCGCGTTGTAGAGCCGGTTCCCGCGGGACATCGCGGCCGCCCGCAAATTCTGATGCAGCCTCTCATCGTCCGGTTTGATCGTGAGCCCACGCTGCGCGGCGCGTATCGCGTCGTCGGTTCGCCCCAGGAGGCTCAGAACGTAGGCAAGATTCTGGTAGGTGTCGAGCGACATGGGGTCGACGTACGACGCCAGCTGGAAGTCGTACGCGGCCTCGGCCACGTACGAGCCGCCCGCATAGAGCGGGAACACGGTCGTGTCGGTCACGGCGTGCTGCAGGTCGCCGAGCCCTTCGTAGGGCTTGTATTCGAGGCGCGTCGCCTCGTCGGAGCTGGGGGCGAAATAGAAGGTCACCCCCGAATCGGGGTAGCACCAGAACTCGTGGATGCGCCCCGCTTCGGTGAACCGGGCGTATTCGCGCGGCGGGCCGTACTGCTTCTCGATCTTGCCCTGAGGCGACCCCTCGTCGCCCGAGGAGCGCTCATTGTCCAAGCTAACGCTGCCCGCGCGGTTCAGGGCCGCGATTCCTGCATTGAAGAGCTGCGCGTTCTCGGCCAGGCGGTTTCGCTGCAGATCCTCAACTTTTTTCTTGTCACCTTTCTTGGTCGCGGTTTCGATCGCCAGCTGGAACGCGGCGCCCGCGGAAATGAACTCGCGCTGTCGCGCGCGCGCGAACGCGAGTAGCGACAACGCCTCGATGTTCGCCGGGTCCCCTTTCCGCGCGCACTCGAGAAAATAGGCGGCCTTATCGTAGACCTTCTGCTGAACATAGACCTTGCCGCTCGTGAAGCAGACGCTCGCGGAAGCCGGCTGGGCGGAAAAAGCCCCGAGGCACGCGATTGCCGCCGAAGCCAGATAGGGCTTCCATTTCCCGGTTGCGAATGGCATCCGACCTCCGAGTCTGACCCTTCCTTCCACTTTCTATAAACCGCGCGCGGGGTGCCGACGTTCCCCGATCCTTCGATTACAACGTCCGTCGCCCGGCCTGTCAAGCAGCTTCGCCCAACGGCCGAACGAGATCGGACACTATAACAAGCTCAAATGTAATGGCTTACAGCACGTGCCGTGGGTCGACGTCTACGCTGACGCGGAGGCCCGTCCGGGCTCTCGCCCGGAGGGCGGGAACCGCCCCCTTCAGATACGTTTGAAGCGTTTTCCGCGAGCCGCTCCGGATCAGAATGTGCCAGCGCTCCGCCCCCTGGATTCGCGCGATGGGTTTGGGAGCCGGCCCGAGAAGCTCCACCTCGACACCGCGCGCGAGCGCGGCAAGCGTGTCCCGGATCATGCCCGCCTCCCGGATGACGCGTTCTTTCTTCGCGCCGCGGATCTCGATCTCGACGAGGTGCCCGAAGGGTGGATAGCAAAGCTCTCTCCTTTCGGCCGCCTCCTGGTCGAAGAACATCTCGAAGTCCTGGGCCGCGGCGCACCGAAGCGCCGGATGCTCCGGATCGTAGGTTTGGAGGATTACCTCTCCGGCGCGCTCCCCCCGTCCCGCCCGGCCGGCGACCTGGGTCAGGAGCTGAAAGGTCCTCTCCGCGGCGCGGAAATCGGGCAGATAGAGCTGCAGGTCCGCCACGATGATCCCGACGAGCGTGACCATGGGGAAATCGAATCCCTTCGCGACCATCTGTGTGCCGAGGAGGAAATCGGTCCCCCCCGCGCGGAACGCGCTCAGGATCGCCGCCGCCGAGCCGCGCTTCCGCGTGGCATCGAAATCGAGCCGCGCGATCCGCGCCTTGGGGAAGAGCCGGGCGACCTCTCGTTCAATGCGCTGGATTCCGACGCCGCCGAACCACAGGTTCGAAGCCCCGCAGCCCGCGCACGCGGGTGTGAGCTTCCGTTCGGCGCCGCAGTAGTGGCACCGGAGGGACTGATCCTCGAGGTGCACCGTGAGGGAGACATCGCAACGCTCGCAGCGCGCCACGTCGCCGCACCCTCGGCACTGCAGATACGTCGAGTGCCCGCGGCGGTTCAAGAAAAGGATGGCCTGCTCGCGCCGCTCGAGGGTTTTCGCCATGGCGAGGACGAGCGGAGGGGTGAGGTAACGCGACCCGCCGGCCGGCGCGGAGGCCGCGCGATGGCGCAGATCGGTGATTCGCACCGTCGGAAGGGGCCTCCCATCGATGCGCCGCGTCAGGCGGAGAAGCCCGCACTGCCCGCGCTTCACTCGCGCGAAACTCTCCAAGCTCGGAGTCGCCGAGGCGAGGATCACCGTCCCTCCCAACCGCTGCGCGCGCACGAGCGCCACGTCCCTTGCGTGGTACCGAGGGGCATCGTCCTGCTTGTAGGCGCCGTCCTGCTCCTCGTCCACGACGGCAAGGCGGAGGTTTCGGAAGGGCAGGAACACCGCCGACCGGGTGCCGACGACGAGGTCGATTTCCCCCGCCGCCGCGGCGCGCCACACATCCGCGCGCTCCCGGGGACGGAGCGTGCTGTGGTAGAGCGCCACCCGCTCGAATCCCGCGCGGCGGAAGGAGTCGAGGGTCTGGGGCGAGAGGGCAATCTCGGGGACGAGGATGAGGGTCTGACCACCGAGCTTCAACGCCTCGGCCGCCGCGTGGAGGTACACCGCGGTCTTGCCGCTTCCGGTTACCCCGAAAAGGAGGAACGCGCGAAACTCGCGCGTGCGGAGCGCCTCCTCGAGCGCAACGAGCGCTGCGAGCTGCTCCTCGTTCAATTCCTCGCGCCGCGGGGGCGCGACCGCGAGCCACGCCGCCGCCTCTTCGGCCGGGCCGCGCGCCGCGCGGCGGGTGAGCCCGGTCGGGGAGGGGACGGCCGCCTGGAGCACATCACTCAGGTTGGCGGCGTAGTAGTCGGCCACCCAGCGGCAAAGATCGAGAAGCTCGGGGGTGACCACCAGACGGGGCTCGGGGATCCCCGAGATCCGGCGCACCCGGAATTCCGGAGGGGTCGCTTCGACTCCCAGGACGGTTCCCCAGACCCGGCGCGCCCCGACCGGCACGAGGACGCGGAGCCCTACCTCCGGGGTCTCCTCCTCCGGGATCTCGTAGACGAGCGCCTCTTCTCGGGCAAGGGGGATGGGAACGGCGACGCGGACCAAGGCCATGGCGCATGGTAGCACTCACGGAGAGGGAAAACCTGGGAGGCGCCTCATCGAAGCCGATAGGTCCGCGCGC contains:
- the murA gene encoding UDP-N-acetylglucosamine 1-carboxyvinyltransferase; protein product: MDEVWIEGGRKLKGTVQVSGSKNATLPILTATLLAPGIYRFTNVPALRDVSTMLELLSLFGIKSRREDSRSLFVDSTGVHNAEAPYDLVRTMRASIYVLGPLLARFGEARVSLPGGCAWGPRPVDLHIRGMQRLGADVEIEHGYIVARCNRLQGSVISFEISSVGATGNILMAAATAEGETVIENAACEPEIEALARFLATMGARIEGMGTSRLVITGRNGLYPADAPMIPDRIEAGTFLTAAAITGGEVEATCVEPRHLDSTIAKLEEAGASVEVGETSVRVRAPERVRPITVTTAPYPGFPTDMQAQFMALLSVADGTSTIVDTVYQDRFTHVAELQRLGADIRVEGNTAVVHGLASLSGAPVMATDLRASAALILAGLVAKGETRVSRVYHLDRGYERIEEKLQGLGAAIRRVRA
- a CDS encoding DUF1385 domain-containing protein, producing the protein MPDSYSPIGGQAVIEGVMMRSPKMVATAVRLPDGSIQVKTQDFVSISRRATFFGLPIIRGAVVLVESLRIGVQALAFSAEAAVVVGEKNPRGEARFGTLGLGMGVTVAISFVLGFLVFFYLPLKLTDLTGVRQGLTFNVIDGAFRLAFFLLYIVGVGFWGEMQRVFMYHGAEHKTIHNLESGQELTPENARTFSRFHPRCGTSFLLLVVLVSFVVFAFLGRPDTWQARLLRFAFIPVIAGISFEIIRFAGAHYDKPWVRWISEPGLKLQRLTTREPSNDMLEVAIAALRAVL
- the rpmE gene encoding 50S ribosomal protein L31, giving the protein MKRGVHPGYYNTKIVCVCGNVIETRATVKDTVHVEICSNCHPFFTGKQKLVDTAGRIERFRRKYGIKEKAAESTAGA
- the selB gene encoding selenocysteine-specific translation elongation factor, which produces MRPVVVGTAGHIDHGKTALVRRLTGIDTDRLKEEKERGISIDLGFAHQTLPSGRRIAIVDVPGHERFVKNMLAGATGIDLVLLVVAADEGVMPQTREHLAIVNLLNIDRGVVALTKSDLVDPGTLAAVRSDVEELLGPTPLRGSPVVPVSAATGEGIDALVAALDQAVAGVRGREAAGPARLPIDRVFPVEGIGTVVTGTLWNGTVRPGDSLELLPAALPVRVRQAQVHDQTVGEAQAGQRVALAIHGISRDDVRRGDWLTTPGRYRPSRILDVRLGLLVSAPKALGSRSRLRCHLGSSEILGRAVLLERETLAPGEECWAQLRLEGPAVAAAGDRIVIRSYSPASTIAGATVVDPAPSKRARLGSRDRARLETLWSGSVAEKLAALADEAGPAGIAGEGASVRLGTIAESITEAASSAVPAAISVDAGTKLVRLRDGRLLTPPAWSDSLDRVVRAVARYGEENRLRNGIPKGELKSLLGRDLPAPVFDEALELLLGGKRLVLNGDRVALPDAAPRFTPEQERALADLERKLSSRGFQVPEVSELERDIPAAARPGELIRYLADSGRAVKITSQLLYPRALWEDLEGRVRSHFRKSATLTMAAFKETIQVSRKYAVPILEHLDRTGLTRRRGDERVPGPRLSPPQS
- the priA gene encoding primosomal protein N', whose protein sequence is MALVRVAVPIPLAREEALVYEIPEEETPEVGLRVLVPVGARRVWGTVLGVEATPPEFRVRRISGIPEPRLVVTPELLDLCRWVADYYAANLSDVLQAAVPSPTGLTRRAARGPAEEAAAWLAVAPPRREELNEEQLAALVALEEALRTREFRAFLLFGVTGSGKTAVYLHAAAEALKLGGQTLILVPEIALSPQTLDSFRRAGFERVALYHSTLRPRERADVWRAAAAGEIDLVVGTRSAVFLPFRNLRLAVVDEEQDGAYKQDDAPRYHARDVALVRAQRLGGTVILASATPSLESFARVKRGQCGLLRLTRRIDGRPLPTVRITDLRHRAASAPAGGSRYLTPPLVLAMAKTLERREQAILFLNRRGHSTYLQCRGCGDVARCERCDVSLTVHLEDQSLRCHYCGAERKLTPACAGCGASNLWFGGVGIQRIEREVARLFPKARIARLDFDATRKRGSAAAILSAFRAGGTDFLLGTQMVAKGFDFPMVTLVGIIVADLQLYLPDFRAAERTFQLLTQVAGRAGRGERAGEVILQTYDPEHPALRCAAAQDFEMFFDQEAAERRELCYPPFGHLVEIEIRGAKKERVIREAGMIRDTLAALARGVEVELLGPAPKPIARIQGAERWHILIRSGSRKTLQTYLKGAVPALRARARTGLRVSVDVDPRHVL
- the rho gene encoding transcription termination factor Rho; the encoded protein is MEQQTQTPPATPAPSSAPPPPSQKGLDIIQLKSKTIAELMELAHSLGIQGTSGLRKQELIFKILEGQTEKNGLIFAEGVLEILSEGYGFLRSPDYNYLPGPDDIYVSPSQIKRFDLRTGDTVSGQVRPPKDGERYFALLRVEAVNFEPPEAAKDKILFDNLTPLYPQEKLRLESRAEDMPTRIMDLLTPLGKGQRGLIVSPPRAGKTVLLQKIANSITDNHPEVMLIVLLIDERPEEVTDMERSVKGEVVSSTFDEPAERHVQVADMVIEKAKRLVEHNRDVVILLDSITRLARAHNTVVPHSGKILSGGVDANALQKPKRFFGAARNIENGGSLTIVATALIETGSRMDDVIFEEFKGTGNMEVVLDRKLADKRIFPAIDINRSGTRKEELLMSQEELNKVWILRKFLNELNPVEAMEFLIGKMSQTKTNKKFLAMMNT
- the prmC gene encoding peptide chain release factor N(5)-glutamine methyltransferase: MPAAAQGGCAETSAPSTRRSVLARASDLLERSGVPSPAHDAEALLLHALATSKSELWSNPNVPVSEEGSARLSRLLEARSRRVPLQHLLGEVSFLAAELDVEPGVFVPRPETEGLVALVLEELGAELGEASPRGRILDLGTGTGAIPIAMLLALPPGWTAVAVDRSEKAIALAARNARRNGVQERLRLERADFRDPRLPLDVSPADVLVSNLPYIPSSSIPSLMPEVRDHDPLEALDGGPDGLDAFRAAALGLPAWLMPGGLLALEIGGDQADRCMELFGPHLAGARIESDLAGMPRVLIGRMRGTRR
- the prfA gene encoding peptide chain release factor 1, producing the protein MREALERAKARFEELTQKLADPDLHHNPAELRRISKERSSLEDLVNAARRYDQVLHRVAEDTALLRTEKDPELIGMAKAELGELEAERAKLEAELPKLLLPPNPLDQKNVIVEIRAGTGGDEAALFAAEMLRMYVKYAERHGWRAEILSLSGSGGGGGAKEAIVSIEGEGAYSRLKYESGVHRVQRVPETEASGRIHTSAVTVAVLPEAEEIDVEIKPSDLQIDVFRSSGPGGQSVNTADSAVRIRHIPTGIVVQCQDERSQLKNKAKALKVLRARLLDMELQEQERKLAQTRKSMVSSGDRSAKIRTYNFPQGRVTEHRIGLTLYRLPDVLQGDLDEVVDGLFHAEQAERLAASGEAAPNRA